Part of the Triplophysa rosa linkage group LG3, Trosa_1v2, whole genome shotgun sequence genome, AGTAGAATTCTTTCGTGTGTTGGGTGACGTTGGGGATTCTTGTTTTTTTGGTTTGGGAGGATCTTGTTGATTAATGTCTGGGGATGCCGGTGGGTCTTGCTCATCGCTGTCGGTATATCTCCCCTCTTCTTTTGAATTAGTGTTCTTGTTGCTGCTTAAAATGGCGTCGGCTGGCTTCTTCACCGCATGGTTCTCCAAAGCAGGCATGACCTTAGCCAGATACCGCGACGACTTCTTGTGTACCACCGTAATGTGGCGGATGACGTCGCGCTTCCGCCGCGACTCGTATCGACAGATGGGGCAGCGGTAGAACTTGATGTAGATGCTGTCCGTTCCGTCCGTGTGCAGCTCAGCGATGTGCTTGCTCAGATTCTGACCGGTACTGAACTGACGTTTGCACAACCAGCAGTAGATCCGTCTGAAGTCGAAACTCACGCCGTTGTTACTGTTCTCCTCGGTAGACTTCACCATTTTGCCGTGAGCACCAtccttatttttgtattttttgttgtgcTTTGTTTTGGCCTTCTGTTTGGATAGGCTGCGGTTGGCGGTAGAACCGTTCGCAAGGGTGTGTATCTTATGGACGATCCGCATGTGCCTCCTGAGCATCACCTGCGAGCTGTACTTCCTCTTGCACAGCTTGCAGCGGCAGTTTGTCAGGTTGTTCTGTGCCTGCGCCTGTTCCTGCTTCAGAGGACGGCTCGGGGGCTTCGTTGCGGGAAGACTGAGTGAAAGAGGCTGGCCAGGTCTCGTGGCGATTTCCGGCGTGATGCTATCCCGCCTTAAACCGCGATGGACCTCGTCGAAGTGCCGACGGACGTTGGCCTTGGTGGCGAAGGACTTTTTGCACACAGGGCAGCTCTTCCCAGGAGATGGAGTAGGTTCAACAACCAAACACTTGTCTTTTACCACTGACAGCAGGCTGATGGGAACCGTGCGTGTTTCAGTGAACTTGCGCAACTCCTCCAGCCTCTGCCAATGCACTTTACGGCAATGACGGCGGATGCTGCGTCTGGAGTTGAAGTCTTTCCCGCAAAGGCAGCAAGAGATTCTCATCTCTTTCACTTCAGAGGTGGCGCTCTCTTCTTCCTCATCCTCCGCTTCGGGCTGTTCGGTCTTTTCTGGCTCTTCGGAGCTTGGGCCTTCTTTAGCGGGCGGTTCTTCAGGTTCGTTTTGGATCTCCTCTTCAATGTCTGACTGCTGGACCTTTTTGGGTGCCAAAATAGATTTGCGCCGATTCTTCTTCACAGGCAGTGAGTTCTCGGCATTGGTGGCGATGGTTGGGGTTTCGGGTGCGTCCTGGTCCTCGACTGGTGGCACGTGCTGAAACACCGCATTGGGGTTGGTCTCAATGGTCTCAAGCTGAATGATATTCTCCTCGCT contains:
- the znf800a gene encoding zinc finger protein 800a isoform X2 produces the protein MEACYTEDQENLTNDKRCQTETLQLCSSQTTQTLQEPCGNNPEHLIEPGDPPLLQQQLQTSKSGIHQIIECFRSGTAQLKHMLLKEVDTIFECKRCRSLFRGLPNLVTHKEFYCFSRQPQSDDPSEGGQSQAIKELLQVIYPQKDSEENIIQLETIETNPNAVFQHVPPVEDQDAPETPTIATNAENSLPVKKNRRKSILAPKKVQQSDIEEEIQNEPEEPPAKEGPSSEEPEKTEQPEAEDEEEESATSEVKEMRISCCLCGKDFNSRRSIRRHCRKVHWQRLEELRKFTETRTVPISLLSVVKDKCLVVEPTPSPGKSCPVCKKSFATKANVRRHFDEVHRGLRRDSITPEIATRPGQPLSLSLPATKPPSRPLKQEQAQAQNNLTNCRCKLCKRKYSSQVMLRRHMRIVHKIHTLANGSTANRSLSKQKAKTKHNKKYKNKDGAHGKMVKSTEENSNNGVSFDFRRIYCWLCKRQFSTGQNLSKHIAELHTDGTDSIYIKFYRCPICRYESRRKRDVIRHITVVHKKSSRYLAKVMPALENHAVKKPADAILSSNKNTNSKEEGRYTDSDEQDPPASPDINQQDPPKPKKQESPTSPNTRKNSTLTSLNTGKQDSPLTPNTYRQENNLQVSKNPHVTRSHNVMKGPPITRSQESCTEVRVTKTFSLHACDMCGRAFAKKVYLETHRRRHKTAITSGNKLQGRSTRSKALI